The Mytilus trossulus isolate FHL-02 unplaced genomic scaffold, PNRI_Mtr1.1.1.hap1 h1tg000024l__unscaffolded, whole genome shotgun sequence genome contains the following window.
ACTCATGAAGACAGTTAATTATTCATAACTCAGTTGAAATGACTGatgaaacaaaaatagaaacatgatgaaaggaatacaaaatataacCTCTTTGCTTTTTTGCCTGGAATGTGGCCATTAATCGATCACTGACTTGGAAAGTCTTTCTGTACTTCTATCTCACAATTATGCAAAagtttacaataaattaaagcttcttgaattttatattgTTCGTATTTTGAACACGTTGTCCATGTTTTTAATACTTTTCTAAAGTCTTGATTACAAAATCCGTATAAGAATGGGTTTATAGCAGAATTCATTGCTAAAATCCAATACACGATTTGTTTAACAGTTTGTGACAGTTCTATACTGGTaaatgtatctataataattgtAATAAAGTATGGAGTCCAGCAGATAAATGCAATAAATGTCAACAGACCTACACATAAAACTGCTTTCTTATCTTGACGTAATAAATATCCTTTTACAACTTCATCACTTTGTTTTCTTGTTggaaaagaatttttaaatccTTGCATTTGTCGTAGTTTGAATCCAGTTATAAGAGTCGCGGTGTCCATTGAAGCGCTTCTCCCTTTCGCTCCAAGGAGCATACCTTGACGCATCATCTTTTTACCGGTAAGAGTACCTCTTCTATTTCCTTGATACACAATTGTTTGTCTACGGACATTTCTAAACTCACGTCGTGGCGGTAAAGGAGAAACGTCATCTTCAGAATTTGGATTACTTGTACTTTGATTTGAGTCATTTGAACTTTTTCGTCTCGTTTCAAACATATAAGTTTCAGTTGTACTCAAAGAACGTCTAATCTTCGTGTTGTTTCGACGTctcaaaagttttaaataaatccCAATGTTGAGTGATATTAGCACAACCATTGGAAGGACATATTCTAGTACTGAGGCACTAACGTTGATCACAAGACTATGTTGAGTTGGAATATGACAAAGTTTCTCTGGAGTAATGTCACCGTATAAACTCTGCCAACATATAGCTAATGGAATGTGTAGAACGAGACTGGACATCCAACAACAAGCTACTAGAATACAGGCTATTTTCCTGCTCTGTTTCACACGATACGAGATGGGGAAATGGATTGACCACCATCTATCAACTGTTAATAAAATCATACTTAATAAAACTACAAAGTACAGTGCATACCTTATCATTAAGTAAGTCCAACATAGGCCTTGTGATAGTGTCCATTCTCTATTTAATGTTTGTAATATAGAAAACGGCATCGTTAGTCCAAGTAGAAGATCAGCACATGCGagacttaaaatataaatgtttctgCATCTTCGAATACAACGATTTCGTAAAAATATCACTAATATACCACCATTTGCAATAATCGTTGTTATAACTAGAGCCACAAGTGGCACTGCTGTCAACCAAAATTCCCAATTTCTTTGATTCTGTTCATTTTCATCAGAAAGCCGTTTGTAAACTTTCGtcgaatttttatttaataattgtaCAATTCCATGTTCACCACCGGGATAGTATTGTATTATTTCCATTGTTGTATTACTATCGTGATCCATTTCTTTGCAACATAGCTATCAATGAATTATTTTCCaatgtgttttatatttctaCTACAAATCTCTGATAATATAACCCAATCGATATGACTAGAAGTAGATTGGTCTTAACCCACCAAGCTCTCAACACAAAATGAGTATTAACGTAGCGAAGCTTTCATTATAAAAGCAGACATAATTAGCATCGAAGCTATCGTTAATCCtgattctctgaaactgacaagGACTTTATTGATTTATGTGCAGACTCTGAGTAGGCTCGTATTTATCACGATATCCAATCTTTTCCTTCGTTGACATATTAGTTTTTTAAGCTTGTGCAATTAATACCTACACAAAATACATAGAAATCGTCTCAAAGAACGATAGATGTgattgtgttacatattttgaaatcacattattttcatccattttcaattttattgatatttgtggAAAATGAATCGCCCGTAAAAAATAATTCGGAGGGATTATATTTAACCATAATtggtttgtttgattattaacaaagttacatgtatgaatatttcagataatttcaaatttagaaaatagaaattattaagtgtcttacatgtatattatttttgaagCTGTGACAATAAATACCTACACATGCGAATCATCTCAAATAagtttattgatatttgtgGATAGGAGTCATCCGCTCAAAACTAATCTAATGAATTCGGAAGAGTTGCAGTGACCATAATTGGTtctataaattattaataaattattaacaaaGAACTATATGTAATAATATTAATCCGATttagaattaaacaaaatatatatgattcattattttatatccATGACACCTTGATGTAAATACACAATTGAACACAGATGACACTCCTTTGAAAACAacgataaaaaatcttttaaatttaaaatttcatacttttttatgaagatgtattgtacatgtagtgtttatttcaatgacatttatatataaaaaaaagtttcatttatGCTAAATctagtaataatttataaagcgctatacaaaaacaattatttgtgaTCCATTTTTTTTCGGACCGGCAGTTCATCGTATAAGAGAACAAGGGAAATTTATGATTTGACATGTGTTGCGGGTATAAGACTGAAGTGTTTGCAAATTCGATGTGCGCTATATTTGTCATGATTTGGACAAATCCACATGTACATTCCTTTGTAATCAATCAAGCAGAAGTTCAAATTAAAGCACAATAACGAAAccgttttcaaataaaataagtaatCGGTATTTACATGATAGATGATTCtgttcctttttttcttttgtcaaaAAATGATTACTTTTAAACAAGACACTTATCATGTAACTTAAGCTTCTGTGTTTAATTTGCTAATAGCTGGCACgcaatttatttcttaaaaagtaattaaacacTTTACCactaaaatgaaagaaaaatcaatacaagaaaacataattaaaaaaataagaacaagtCAATTGccgaaaataattgaaatattatttggTGAATCCAGTTACACaatatttgtcattaaaaatCTACAAAGATTTATATGCACTGCCGTACACTAACTCATCAAGATAATCTTTTCCTTAACTCgttaaacatgatatattagTCCCACGTGtaatacaaaatgttatattttgaaaacagtttatATAAAGACAATGTTCGATAACTCGAGACTAAAACTACGAAAATCAATTGACAATGTGTTGGAAATGTTGGCAAATAAATATTTGAGGATAAATGTTTAGTATGAAAAATTAGGAGGAGGATTTTCGTACGTATGTACTCAAAAACAAGAATACTTGAGGATAAATGTTTAGTATGAAAAATTAGGAGGATGATTTTCTTAAGTATGTACTCCAAAACAAGAATCTTGGCAAATCCggcattatatttttaaacgtCAGATCAGTATATAACTTGTGATTGtcaataaacacaaatatttttttgaggtTTCTAGTTGTCGATGACTTTGTGAAAACATGAATGAAAAAACTTTATAGACTCCAAGTATAGTATAATTCCTTTTTTCACCACACAAAACAGCTCATACATATGTAAAAGTATTCTAATAAAAATAACTAGAGGcactaaagagcctgtgtcgctcaccttggtctatgtaaatattaaacaaaggatgcagatggattcatcacaaaattgtgttttgatgatgttgatgtgtttgtacatcttactttactgaacatttttgctgcttacaattatctctatctataataactttacccagtagtttcagtggaaaataattagaaattgactgtaaaggacaataactcataatgggtcaattgaccatttcagtcatgttgacttatttgtaaatctgactttgctgaacattattgctgtttacagtttatctctatgtataatactattcaagataataaccaaaaacagcaaaatgtccttaaaattaccaattcaggggcagcaacccaaaaacgggttgtccgattcatagggcagatagatcttcacctgacaaacatttttactcagtcagatttgctttaaatgctttggtttttgagttacaagccaaaaactgcattttacccctatgttctatttttagccatggcggccattttggatggatggccgggtcatcggacgcattttataaactagataccccaatgatgattgtggccaagtttgttttaatttggcttagcagtttcagaggagaagatttttgtaaaagttaacgacgacggacgacgacagacgacgggcgacggacgacggacgacgacggacgccggacgccaagtgatgggaaaagctcacttggccctttgggccggGTGAGCCAAAAATAAGGCAACTATCtaccagagaccaattgacgaGGGTACTATGAACAATTATCAATGGTCAACGTACGACCTTCAAAAATAAGCAACTTATACAGTATGGTAAACTGTAAAAGGCTAATACATTAAACAATgtcaatcatttaaaaaagaaaaccaacaaaattgttatattctaaaataatgaagaaaaaaagaaaaagaaaaagaaaagactGACAGCAACTAGATgtcaggctcctgacttggagaatgtcatataaatgatatgacAGGATAAATGAATGATAGTAAGAGCTCAAACTTCTCCATAATCTTGTGCAGTAGTGTAAAATATCTACAATACCCCCAACAAACTATAAATCGGCTAGAAAGAACTTGACTTGCAAGCTGCACTTGTACATCCTCGTAtagacatttatttattaaacttcTGAAATGTGACTCAGCTGATTACATATAATGTTCgtattataaaaacatttaaaaaaacaacttaagaGATAGTAATACCGGTACATCGTAGCAGAAATAAAGAGTATTAAATACAACGCACGACACAAATCTGACAGAAGGACAGAGGTATAGAGAAAATTGTTATACGTAAAAAAATATCGTCAACCGAGACGAAGATTTATAACAAACCTGCTCTATAGTTACatcaaataagtttatatgttCACGACTGTTGAAAAAAGAGGTTATCAAATAGCTTATTTTCTAAGTTATCTTATGACGCCCCCGGAATTACAGGTACATACGTTTACAAATTAAGTGCACAATGTAGCTGCTACAGGGACAGATCCAGCCATTCTTAAaaggggttcccaacccagaaGAAATGGGGTCTTAACCATATGTACCCATTCAAATGCAAtgatcgtaaaaaaaaaaagggggtccgtCACTATGCATAACTTGTCAactgaaaattttcattaaaacatgcttaaatcaaatcaaacctAGCGAATCATAAAGAAATCACAAAACGCAACTTTTGCTAAAAAAACCCATAAATTTCCTTTAAAGGTCCAATTGTAGTGGTTGTTACAGACACACAGAAAGAAGAAGTCATCGAATCTATTTCATTTTCGAAATTAAGTTTTAGAAAGAGTACATTTTAGGAACAATGTCAGTCATATAACATCTTTGACCACATATATGTAAACTTTGGCATTGTACTTGTTTTAAGACGCACCAACCGTTCAACATGCTCTCTGGGGGTAATTTAGACTAACAAACAGAAGGTGCGATACTCCTACACCTTAGAGATACTATACACAAAACTAAATtaacttagtacaggcattcaagaaaaacaaatcatcTTTTGAATGTCAAAGAAACATTGATGTGTTCGACAGCAAATTAACAGTCCGGATGAATGGCCTGCAATGTAAAGTTTTCATTGATCAAAACACCGACGTGACCCTGATGCGGCAGACGAATGTTATTTATTACCAGTAATGCCATTACTTGTTTCGATGGAATCACTCTATTGAATAACCATTCCTAGTTGTCTTTAAAATCGATCATAATATTGTGTAAGGAATAACAAACATGTTTGTATAAGATTATGGAAAACACATAAgatttattatatacaaaagaCAAGTGCAACAGTTAGACACCATAAAGACCATCTGAAAGATATTACATACACTGTTAAATCTTACGAATCTGTTCATTAGACATCAATATCCTGGTTTTACACTGGATACACATTTCGACTCCATTAATATGTTGCTTAGCAGAAGATACTGACCGAATTGATGCTTCCTATCGAATTGCGTTTTAAGTTCAGGGAGTTCTGGCTCATTTCTCATGTACGGCATTGAGACAAGGAACTGTAAAAGTACACTACATTTATATCATAGTCTTTCTGTGTTTGTACAAAACAAGACAATTAATGGATtgaattatgtatatataaacctCCTTTCTCTCCCGACCCATCTCCCTCACTcgatataattatttattgtgtattttcttattattcCATATACAATGACTAAATATAAAGTGCACGTGACAACATGAATGTCTAATATCTGGAGTGAATAAAATACTTCGATAACATATCGCTAGCATGAGCCTGGTTTGACAAAATACGACACCTCCCAACGATATGCAATcgtggaattttatttttgctttaaacTCCAGATATTAGAGTCACGTTGTCACTTTAAACTTAGTCAtcttaattgaaattaaaagaaaatacaaaaaagttagTTGAAACCTCTCCTTTGTCAACTCTATGAATGTGTTTTTGTATGAGGGTTGTTCCCCTGTAGTTGTTTTTAATAGAATTTCTCCTCTTTACTCTTTATCTGATTTTGTACGAGTGTctctcttatatatatattgacatatcAGGCTAAAATAGATCATGTTGTTTGGTGGTGGTTGTTTGTCGGTCTGGTACATGGGTGTTTCTCGTTTATTTTGCTTATACAGATTAGACCAATCGcttttttcctgtttgaatggttttacacttgtcattttggtgccctttatagcttgctgttcagtgtgagcaaATGCTTTGTGTTCAAGTCGTATTTTAACACTTTTAATAATTGTGacttgggtggagagttgttccatcggcactcataccacaactCTTttcatttatgtacatgtatatgagtgtctctctgtgtctgtatctgtatagtttttattatttgatatttttctggatctgtatatgtatttatttattcccCTGTATCTATAACTTAATGTCTGATCTCTCAAATTTCTCGTTTCAAAGGCCAAAAAaccattgataaaataaaatcaagcaGCAGTCGAAGATCATATAGCAACTTATCAAATAAATGAAACCTTTGAGCATTATGCCTGAATCATATAAAAACCTCCGTATTACGTAATTGTTTGGATTGATTTTCCTGTCTGCGTAATCTTATTTGATGTTTACTGCTTTTTGTGTAATATGTGGCAGTCCGCTGTATAGTATATACGTTAAACTATTATTTTAATATCTCCGTCTTTGCAATGACGTCTTGTATGTAAAGAACGTATtatgttcataaaaataaatttacaacagagaaatagatataataaattaacaaaaaaacatcaccAAACCTATGACGCTATTGTTGAAACTGAGTTGATGCAACGTGCACGTATTTAAGAAAAAGTGGTATTTCATATACACTTTTTATgttaaattgttaatgttttgaaaaaagttgaagtAACCTTAAAACTTGTTTCtgcattgaaaaaaaagtaaatgacaaGGGCAGTAGTTGTGCTGATGTTGTTCAGTCGAGTGGTCTGAGTAGATGATCTACAGAATCAAAAGACTGCCGTCA
Protein-coding sequences here:
- the LOC134698978 gene encoding muscarinic acetylcholine receptor M3-like; translation: MDHDSNTTMEIIQYYPGGEHGIVQLLNKNSTKVYKRLSDENEQNQRNWEFWLTAVPLVALVITTIIANGGILVIFLRNRCIRRCRNIYILSLACADLLLGLTMPFSILQTLNREWTLSQGLCWTYLMIRYALYFVVLLSMILLTVDRWWSIHFPISYRVKQSRKIACILVACCWMSSLVLHIPLAICWQSLYGDITPEKLCHIPTQHSLVINVSASVLEYVLPMVVLISLNIGIYLKLLRRRNNTKIRRSLSTTETYMFETRRKSSNDSNQSTSNPNSEDDVSPLPPRREFRNVRRQTIVYQGNRRGTLTGKKMMRQGMLLGAKGRSASMDTATLITGFKLRQMQGFKNSFPTRKQSDEVVKGYLLRQDKKAVLCVGLLTFIAFICWTPYFITIIIDTFTSIELSQTVKQIVYWILAMNSAINPFLYGFCNQDFRKVLKTWTTCSKYEQYKIQEALIYCKLLHNCEIEVQKDFPSQ